In the genome of Abyssalbus ytuae, the window GGTTATAGATAATCTGGAATCCTTACACAAAGCCTACTACTATGATTTTAATACCTACAGGCAGATTGCCATTGTGCGGAATTTAACCGGGCGGGAGTTTTTAGGTAAATATTGGAAAGGCAAAAAAATGTTCCTTCACGGCGGAAATTATCACTTAACAAGCCAGGTTAAATATCCTGACCAAAAAAATTTCCTGCGGGAAGGTTCTTATCTTAATTTCGAATACCCGGAGACCAAAGGTAAAACGTATGCGGTTCAAGTTACCGGCCTCGCCCGCTCTTTAGAAGATATGGCTAACATATCGCTTGACAGTTGTATTCATGTAGGAAGAGCTTACAGGCAGACTACCGATAAATTTCAAACTGCTTACCAAAAGAATTTAATCTTGCCCGACGATAATTACATAGAATGGAAAATAGGAAGTATTGATAGTTTGATCGTAAAAAAAGCATTTACAAACAATACAACCGGAGTGATCATTGAAAAAACACACTGGCCCTTAATGTTGCAGGATATGAAGGAGGAAAATATGAATGAGTATAATTACCTTAAATATCGTAAAGACCAGGAAATGAGATACGATAAAATCATTTATTTTATCAAATCACCTCTTATCCGCGCAAGAATAAAAGAGTGATGATCTTATTATTGAACTAATTATACTATACTGTAACATTTATAAAGGCTGGATTGCTTTTATAGGAAATTCGGCCTTTTTTATGCGTTATATGAAACATCGATAGTAATAGATAACGAATATTGCCACCTAAGGCCTGCAGTAAAATTCGTGAGAGAAGCCATACAGGAAAAATATCCGAAGAAATATGAACATGTGTTGGTTGACTTTAATAATGCTGAAGAAACAACTGCTTAAGTATGTACAGGAAATTTAAAGCGTGCAAAAGAACACCTAAGGAAAGCCATAAAATAGTTATTTATAAAAGTATGGCTGTAGTTATGAGTTGACGAAATGTATCTGCAAACACAATAGAGATAAAGATGATTGTAAAAACGGGAGGCAACTCATCATTTTTGAATTTGTCCGTCAAGTAACCACGGCAGGATTCGAACCATCAACTCTCCAAACCGAAAAATGAATGCACAATTTTCTTTGCAGGCCTTCCCTTTGCTCTCAAGAGCCTGCCACGTAGTTCCAATCCTTATTAATTAAAAAAGTAAAAGATTTGTGAAGAAAAAATAAAGCTCCTGAGGTTATCAGGAGCTTTATCAAAGAAAATTTACCATTATACTACCAATTATCAATCTCTTCTTTGAGCTCTTCCTTGGTTTTCCCGGTTTTTTCCTGGAGTCTTCCAAGCATTTCTTCAAATTTCCCTTCGGAATAAGTCAAATCATTATCTGTCAATTTACCGTATTTCTGTTTGAATTTTCCTTTGACTTGCTTCCATTTTCCTTCTAACTGATCATGATTCATAATAAAATGTATTTATAGATTACTATAGTACTAAGTTACTTATGAAGTAGCATTGATTAGTACCTTATAAATTAGATTATTACCTCAAAAAAAACTTTAACATTCCTTGTATTTCATTTCTGTTATCTTACCACCTAACAATAAGATTAATGAACTGTAATACACCCAAATGAGAATTAATGCAAGAGAACCTGCTGCTCCATACACGGTATTTAAACTGCTGGTGGCAATATAAAAACTTATCAAAAACCTTCCTACAAAAAACAAAATCGAGGTTATGACCCCTCCATAAAATGCACTTTTCCAAGGTATCTTCGCATGGGGGAGAATAATAAAAATATATGAGAAAAGTATTGAAGTAAGCAACATGGAAAGTATCCAGTTTACTGCTTGCAACAAGTACACTGTCACTTCCGGAATAATCCTTTTGAGATAATCCATAAGCAAGAGTAAAACAGTATCTGAAAGCAGGGAAACCACAATTAAGAATCCAAGTGCTATAACCGTGGTAAAAGACCGGAGGCGGTCATATAAAATCCTTAATAAATTATTTTGAGGTTTACGATAAATATTCCATATCGAATTTAAGCCCTT includes:
- a CDS encoding CsbD family protein; protein product: MNHDQLEGKWKQVKGKFKQKYGKLTDNDLTYSEGKFEEMLGRLQEKTGKTKEELKEEIDNW
- a CDS encoding YihY/virulence factor BrkB family protein, producing MKINFKKIWKASNKFVAEFLDADPFLHSASISFYTLFSLPAVMFIMVQIASYFWGQEAVTQQLYSEISKVVGSTTAGTLQEILANVEAVKSNVWRTIWSISLLLIGTTTVFISIQKGLNSIWNIYRKPQNNLLRILYDRLRSFTTVIALGFLIVVSLLSDTVLLLLMDYLKRIIPEVTVYLLQAVNWILSMLLTSILFSYIFIILPHAKIPWKSAFYGGVITSILFFVGRFLISFYIATSSLNTVYGAAGSLALILIWVYYSSLILLLGGKITEMKYKEC